GATGCAGCAATTGAATGGGCGAATCAGAGCTACCCGTGAGGACCGTCTGACACTTCACTCTTGATATACTATCATGACCATGCCGCTCGACATATTTGGGATGGAGAGTTTTTTTTgttgcattttttatttaaacagtTTACTTACAAATATGGGTTTAACAACTAACACTGaggttattatttatttttgttattggaaTGGTTGCCCATTAAATTCGTGAACCATTAGCGGAAAATCTTCGATTTACTTAAACCACAGGCTGAGTGGTTTCATAATGTTGTTACTGAAACCGGACTTGGCGGATTATGTTGTACCGGTTATGTTACCAtaagccacgacatgcagggggtATTTTCCAAAAGGTGGCACAAGGAGATgtcttctttccactttcctGTTGGCGAGTTGACGATCACCCTCCATGATGTGGCTTGTCTGCTCCACCTGCATATCAAAGGGAGGTTACTCAACCATTTCTGGATACAAATAGTTGCGGCAATTGAGTGGATGGTAGATTATCTGGGTATGGATCCATTTCCGGTAGATTATGAATGTAGAACAATGAATGGGGCGCATGTCAGGTTTCCCCCCCTGAAAGAGCTTTATGAAcaccacttggtggcggcagcTGGGACCGAGGATGAGGGTGATGCAATTTTTGTTGAGTACCACCGCGGTTGGGCTTTGCGGAGTTGGTTCATGTTATTGGTTGGTACGTCcctctttgtggacaaaagtgcaacctacgtgAACGTGACATACCTCCAGTATTTTATAGATTTGACTACATTTCATGAGTGGAACTAGGGGACCgccattctggtatacctataccagaagctgaatgaagcatGCAACTACAGGACCAAGCATTTGACTGGATCTTGCACACTCCTCACGATACCTTTCATTTCAATTATATGACATTTAatctattatttatttacttgTACTTACAAATATTGTTATTTGtctttcagagctggatcatctcttacttccacCGTATTCATGGTTATGATCCCGATCTGTTGTATACTGACGATATGCATAGGGCTGCAAGATACGTCTTTCAATTGGGGAACCATAAAGTGGCGTCATATTGGGTATACCTCAATTTTACTGCTCACGATGACATAAAATATATGCCCTTTGGTGATTACAGGGATGTTGTCCTCTTCGACCGCATCTCATTATATTTCGGATGGTTGGCATGTGGAACAAACACCATGGTCAGGTATATGTCGGAATGGTGTCTCAGACATTTTAgacatgtgcagatgatacctAGGTCTCCATCTGAGGTTGCTCCAGACACCATTACTCGCCGAGCTCTCACTGATATCTTTCAGGATATGGAGCATCATTTGGTGCCAGAGGAGTATCGGGGGATGCGGGCATCCCAGAGCTGGCACTGTGTAGATGGACACGTGACATGGTTTTTTAAAGTGTCACATCATATCATGACATCAGATGCTCTTGGGCGTCCACCTAGGCCACCGTATGAGGGGCTTTTGAAGAATCAGTAAgacgaggatgaccatgccactgatgtCCTGCTGATATGTCAGCGGATACTGTTGATTGGGCAGGAGGCATTGGACATAAGGATCATTCAAAACGACGGTGTAGAGGCGGTTGCCATAGTTAAGATGATGGTCAGTGTGGCATCCAGTGTggcggtgtcataccccaaaatttgcccatgctatttttcatacacaaaaccaaatcaaaagacaaagctccaaaacacagtctcccacacagaagttctaaactagggtttgattaattcaatggaaagtcattgaatcaatggctcaaggtggttccatagggtcaccaacatcccaaagtatctccatataaagtttcaagtcaaacagagcaaacttagtccctcaaatcatgactaggtcaacagtcgactctcaagggcaaaatagtcatttcaagccaaaatacagtcaaaagttCCAGATacctggtcaacaacatcctcataaccctaaagtcatcatttgatcaagggttgatcatgatgatgcaaggaaagatcagaaagtcaaaagtcaagagttactattttgggcatgaactgaaaaagtcaaccaaactttgaaaattcaccaaatattcatacttcatcagaaaattcccaccaaagctcatcttgaaaaGAATTCATTCCTccatccaatggtccaagaatcaaagctcacaggtcaatggtttaagagatatggcttcatacattataggtccttttcaaaagtcaacaaaaaggcatgtttttcaaaaggtcataaaataaaaatggaaaatgattttgatatgagaccaaaggcattggataaaggactctctaaggtttctaaaaagtcctagaacacccccatacctcaaaaattgagggagatacaccttggcaaaattgagctattttggaggggaaaatataaaggaattttgaattttttgctATTGGGCCTATGTTGTTAATATCCAAACTTGTCCCTCATGGAATTAGGAGCCCATAAACCATCTCCCACGAATTTCTTTgatttatgtaatttattttgattttttgaatcatttaaaatgattaaaaacaagtaaattactaaaaaaatcaaatattctatCAAAGATATAATTTCAACCATCATTAATCATCATATATTctccaaattcaaatcaaattcgtGCATAAGTGATTGAGAGAATATTGAATCAATTTTAGCCAAATTTAGCAAGATTCATAActaattctcaatcaaattttctcaatttgcaaatcaaagattcacaaGGGATTTAGTTCAGTTTTGTTACCCTAATCCATCTCCTATAAGTACTACACAAGTTCAGATGGCAAGGATTCAAGTTTTCTTGCAGCTGGAAGCCCTAATCCGAGTCAAAGAAAACTCCAAAATTCCAAAGTTCAATTCTGAGATTTAAGTCAATCCAAGGTCTCTAATCAATCTCAAATCATTCCTGGATCATCACTGAGTGAATCCCAATCGTTCTCGGGCACTGAAATCTCAAGAACAAGCACTGTGAGCCCTCTTTTGTCCGAATTATACTTTTCCTCGATTGCATTGTTTTACGCATCCATACTCATATTAaattgcatattattgtttaACTTGGTGTGTTGATCGTTTCTGGAGAGTTTGGCGTGTTATTATGCTGTTATAAACATATCACCATGTTAGGGTTTCCGAGCTCTATTTAGGGCTTTTTGAATGAGGTAAAATTATGCTTTGAGACAGGTACCACTGGATTCGCATGATTGAGACGAATTCAAAAGCACTATCGCGATACATTTTTGTTGCTTTTTGCCCCTATTCGCTGTTTTCAGGTCATGCATCCGTAGCTCCTTTTGCAATAAGCGCTGTAAAAGGGGCTTGTTTCAGAAATCTGGGGAAGAAGACGATGCGGTGGCGACATGTGATTGGTCCGTTCAAACGAAAAAACGCGCGCAAGTCTGGGGGAAATTAGAAGGATCCCATGCATCAAGAAACACGCGCTAGCGTGTACCCTCACGTCTCCAACCATGTGATCTCGCTGGTTCCAGATCTCACGCTCCTGGGTGTGCGTCCTCACCATGGACCATCATAGCCTTGCCATACAGAatcaaaagttaagttttttttatttttttttttatttttaaattacacagccggttatttatattaatatatatatatttttgttttttttcctttttattttgctTAAAAAAACTAtacacatattttttttttataaatatttttttttcatatataataataatatttaattattaatatctaTCATTTGTTTATTCATctatttattgatttaattaaatatgttcaaaaattcgtatttattttattttaattccaaaaattcctaaaaattatttttaccctCGATTTTATTAATTAGGTCGAGAGACCCATAATTAATTAagtcatttattttgatttatgccctaatcagggtttaggatgagcatgccctacactgatttatttttcttttctgtgcattgtcagggttagcaacatgattcgccccgagtgcgcgccttcaacaaacctcgaagataagtgtgctgctttattccattttatttatctcttaaattgatttatttttagggtttgccttgccttcACCTTTTTTTGCCTTGTTTCAGGgtttacctccgaggtttcctccggcTTCAACCATATCAAATCGAACCAAAGCTAAGTAACCTCgcttatttaataattaattattacttattttatttttattcttcatTTTATGGTTAATTTTGCCAACCTTCGAATTAGCCATGCACTCACccagttttttttattttctttctttcagggtttgtggattgccaaagccacgagtttggtaaccctaaattttgcccctcgtttttttattttattattacttgtgtcaaaccccattggggatccgctggtttcattgtccccttcccctttattgctttatattactgcatggttagtaaaatagggagtgcaaccctaaattaattagaataactaaacacaagataatataatctgaattgaatcacatgattggtgcacacacgcacgcttttgggtaaccctctctgttgcctgttgcctgttgcctgttgcctgttgccttcgtttttctgcagaataagccatgtccctcggattcgaagatacctcagccatgctgcctcgaatactaaaggtcatacgaccctaaatgatgctgccttcgatacacaaatgacctcgaccctcggatgttgcctacggaaaaggctgaggtatcttctggctgcctacgaaaaggcttattctgatccttgccttagactaactgccctctttatggcatgggacagtcttatggcaaaggatatttcgatgacccttaaacctccaaatgaaaggcttcctgccctcttatggcaaggatagaccctttcgctctgaaaggctgaaagaacagatttctcaaatataaggtaaattgctcttaaattgctttgccttgctctaaatattttcaaatattctttctcaaaattcttcaatatggctacgctcatttacgagctaaagtccatatcttcttcttctacctttctgaaacaaaaagagcaaagcaagttaagagcccatggataaccatggatgcaaagggtgccttacaccttccctttgcataattaccccccgaaccctattttatttaaaaggtttttcctgttcttttagcctttctaattaaatttggataaaataaaagtcggtggcgactcttgcttaccgtacattccgattattaaaagtcagttcaccgtattacagaactggcgactctgctggggacacaccccattcaccgcaagattatgcttcgactgcaccaacaatatggctgagtatgaagcgtgtatcttggggctcagagctgctatcgatttaaggatcaaattcctggaagtgtaTGGGGATTCAGCACTAGTAATCAGCCAAATCAGAGGGGAATgggatacaaaacatcctaatctCATACCCTACAAGGAGTTCGTACTATCCTTAATTCCATATTTTGAAGAGATTACCttcgaacatattccccgagaagagaatcagctggccgatgcgttagctactatgtcatctatgttcaaagtcaattgggataatgaggctcctatagttatcattgaaagacatgacgaacccgcatattgttatgagatagttgacgacgaggctgaagagaaaccatggttctacgaagtaaaaaggtacctcgagactcaagaataccctgaaggggcatccatcaatgACAAAAAATTCCTAAGAAGAttcgcatccaagttctttctgagcaatgggactttatacaagcgtaaccatgattcaaccctgcttcgttgtgtgaacaagaaggaagctgaaaagatcatggaagacatgcacgatggtacttttgggacccactctagtggacatactatggccaagaagattctaagagcaggttactactggtctacaatggaaactgactgtcaccaccattcaagaacttgtcacaagtgccagatatacgccgacaaagtacacgtgccTCCCGTTCCTCTAAATGTACTAACTGCTCCCTGGccctttgcaatgtggggcattgatatgattggagaaattaagcccactgcttccaatggacaccgcTTCATTCTGGTAGCCATcgactacttcactaaatgggtagaagctgcttcatttgcctctgtaaccaagaatgtggtggctcgattcattaaacacAACCTCATCTGCcggtatggcattcccgaaagaatcatcactgataatggtaccaatctGAATAATAAGATGATCACTGAGCTCTGCACACAattcaacatcaaacatcacaattcttcgccttatagaccaaaaatgaatggcgctgtggaggccgccaacaaaaacattaagaagattgtgcagaaaatgactgtgacttacaaggattggcatgaaatgttaccatttgctcttcacggttaccgtacctccgcacgtacatcaactggggcaaccccgttctcattagtctatggtatggaagctgtattaccaattgaagttcagataccgtcattaaggatcatgaaagaagcagagctagatgaagatgaatggatccagactcgactagatcagataaacttgattgacgaaaagaggctcgcggctgtttgtcatggacaactgtatcagaaacgtatgatcaaggcgtttaacaaaagagtcaaacaacaagtttatcgagttggtgacttggtcataaagagaatcattctgccacaaggtgatcctatgggcaagtggactcccacctatgaaggaccattcgtcatcaagaaaatcttctctggaggagcaatgatactcactactatggatggagaggacttcccacaacctgtgaacgcagacatagtcaaaaaatactacgcataaacatgacccgctaggtcgacgtgcctaggcaaaagtaagggcatcccggcaaaccaaaagggtttgggcaaaaattagggatatatataagaaaaaatgtacacccgtcaagttgaaaacccgaaagggcgacttgggcaaaaaaagggtatcctgctagaccgaaaacctgaaagggcgatctaggcaaaagttaaggattaagcgtacgactatgtctcgttcctaTCATTCATCAGTCAGATACAGCTACGacaacaagttcaaagggttcagatcaactcaatcacttttctccgacaagcatgggatgagatgctcgaagacataatagcaatagcagagtggaaacccaataggattatttttacatagctatgtttcttttgtttttctatcttttcaaaaacacacaatatgtttcatcttgcctatttatggcttttctcaatacaatttacttctctctttcaaatttctttttctttccgaatacgcaaacgtccaatgataattttgaatgaacatatgcatatgaacatgattatcatccattttctttttcCAATAAAAATAGGTAGTAATCTCTATTAGTAGGAAAAGCAAAGAGACAATGTCCGAGGTAATCAAAAGTCCTCCCGCAAATCAATtgacatatccccacagag
The Vicia villosa cultivar HV-30 ecotype Madison, WI linkage group LG6, Vvil1.0, whole genome shotgun sequence genome window above contains:
- the LOC131614550 gene encoding uncharacterized protein LOC131614550 — encoded protein: MGLTTNTEAEWFHNVVTETGLGGLCCTGYVTISHDMQGVFSKRWHKEMSSFHFPVGELTITLHDVACLLHLHIKGRLLNHFWIQIVAAIEWMVDYLGMDPFPVDYECRTMNGAHVRFPPLKELYEHHLVAAAGTEDEGDAIFVEYHRGWALRSWFMLLGTAILSWIISYFHRIHGYDPDLLYTDDMHRAARYVFQLGNHKVASYWVYLNFTAHDDIKYMPFGDYRDVVLFDRISLYFGWLACGTNTMVRYMSEWCLRHFRHVQMIPRSPSEVAPDTITRRALTDIFQDMEHHLVPEEYRGMRASQSWHCVDGHVTWFFKVSHHIMTSDALGRPPRPPYEGLLKNQ